In Eriocheir sinensis breed Jianghai 21 chromosome 29, ASM2467909v1, whole genome shotgun sequence, a single genomic region encodes these proteins:
- the LOC127004848 gene encoding uncharacterized protein LOC127004848, translating to MQTDIMAGINRNLVLLKLLLFTFYGALSCLMAFLNIHMRFLGLSIQEITWINTVLPLTSLIGPPLVGMLADKLGRYRLITIVCMLLATVLHAALLFVPSCNISTSQASPLTLHCSSEGARLQLWSCPASCKSPVPIHASAFRVDSCHLVCPETVTALASVGGGDGVVVMEGETGSLSNTTTKSSSSSTSSSSRQLLMLLRSSEGATEYIALAGKQLTVAFNTSLMPHEQQTGTAEQQEEEETQSKQEHPQPEEQKGPSPCHYPLKDFTMQNTHYSSMSCRTQDPVCEVVCSAAKMGNETQLLDTSSCCDPKVTLWLYFSLRSLAEMLSAILVSLLEAVALTMVHQHKGDYGREKMFGLIAVAIFPPLVGYLVDTEVGTFGMYSYAPVFYVFVALMLITSAVTLALPIEVQVQRRSLVKLPSLSLTAELSVLLLLMTILGTFWGYLKTFVYFYLEDLDATKMLIGLTSSFCILPSLPFLYKSKAVVQYCGHHYLIMLAFVGYCIRFAGLSYIVNPWWVLLLETLELFTLNLLNVSTATLAYKLAPKTFVATAQALVWVSHFNIGRCIGTFAGGQLLDIYGHVPVFQGAAVIAATCAAVYLAIHQFMKHLKARQTVAQPKPQATRENGNIANGHYTPLQVADDKF from the exons atgcagacagacaTCATGGCGGGCATTAACAGAAATCTGGTGCTCCTcaaactcctcctcttcactttttatGGAG cgCTGAGTTGCCTGATGGCGTTCCTCAACATCCATATGCGTTTTCTGGGCCTCAGCATTCAGGAGATAACGTGGATCAACACCGTGCTGCCGCTCACCTCCCTGATCGGCCCGCCTCTCGTGGGGATGCTGGCGGACAAGCTGGGACGCTACAGACTCATCACCATTGTCTGTATGCTATTAG CGACCGTCCTCCACGCGGCCCTCCTCTTCGTGCCATCCTGCAATATTTCCACCAGCCAGGCATCACCGCTGACCCTGCACTGCTCCTCCGAGGGTGCCAGGCTACAGCTGTGGTCATGCCCCGCCTCCTGCAAGAGCCCTGTGCCCATACATGCTTCGGCCTtcag gGTCGACAGCTGCCATTTGGTGTGTCCCGAGACCGTCACCGCCCTCGCATCTgtcggaggtggtgatggggtggtggtgatggagggggagaCAGGCAGCCtttccaacaccaccactaagtcttcctcctcctccacctcctcctcctccagacagctCCTCATGCTTCTCCGATCTTCCGAGGGAGCGACCGAGTATATTGCGTTGGCGgggaagcag CTCACCGTAGCATTCAACACATCACTCATGCCACACGAACAGCAGACAGGGACAGcagaacagcaggaggaggaggagacacaaagCAAGCAGGAACACCCACAGCCGGAAGAGCAGAAAGGACCATCGCCTTGTCACTACCCTCTCAAGGATTTCACCATGCAGAATACTCACTACTCGTCCATGTCCTGTCGCACCCAAGACCCAGTGTGTGAGGTGGTGTGCAGTGCGGCTAAGATG ggcAACGAGACGCAGCTCCTCGACACCTCCTCGTGCTGCGACCCCAAGGTGACGCTCTGGCTCTACTTCAGTCTGCGCTCGCTGGCTGAAATGCTCTCGGCCATCCTAGTGTCACTCCTGGAGGCCGTGGCGCTGACCATGGTACACCAGCACAAGGGGGACTATGGCAGGGAGAAGATGTTTGGCCTGATTGCTGTCG cCATCTTCCCTCCCCTGGTCGGCTATCTGGTGGACACGGAGGTGGGTACGTTCGGCATGTATAGCTACGCGCCAGTGTTCTACGTGTTCGTGGCGCTCATGCTCATCACCTCGGCTGTCACCCTCGCCCTGCCCATAGAGGTGCAGGTCCAGCGACGCAGCCTGGTAA AACTTCCTTCGCTCTCCTTGACGGCTGAGctcagcgtcctcctcctcctaatgacaATCCTGGGTACCTTCTGGGGTTACCTGAAGACCTTCGTGTACTTCTACCTGGAGGACCTGGATGCCACCAAGATGCTCATAGGCCtaacctcctccttctgcatCCTCCCCTCGCTGCCATTCCTGTACAAGAGCAAGGCGGTGGTCCAGTACTGCGGGCACCATTACCTCATCATGCTGGCTTTCGTGGGTTACTGTATCAGATTTGCCG GTCTCTCGTACATCGTGAATCCGTGGTGGGTGTTGCTGCTCGAAACCCTGGAGCTGTTCACCCTAAACCTCCTCAACGTTTCCACCGCCACCCTCGCCTACAAGCTAGCCCCCAAAACCTTCGTAGCGACTGCCCAGGCCCTTGTATGGGTGTCGCACTTCAATATAG GTCGCTGCATAGGAACGTTCGCGGGCGGCCAACTCCTGGACATCTATGGTCACGTCCCGGTTTTCCAGGGGGCCGCCGTCATAGCCGCCACCTGCGCCGCCGTCTACCTGGCCATACACCAGTTCATGAAGCACCTCAAGGCCAGGCAGACCGTCGCCCAGCCCAAGCCTCAGGCCACCAGGGAGAACG GTAACATCGCCAATGGCCACTATACGCCCCTGCAGGTTGCCGACGATAAGTTTTGA